Within Erwinia aphidicola, the genomic segment TCGCACAGGTGCATCAGGTCCGTGACCAGATCCACCATCATGGTATCGGCTGACTCGCCGCTGTGTTCAAGCCCGGCCTGCCTGGCAAACACGCCCAGCACTTCCGCCGCCAGTGCGGCGCGATCGTTGTTGTCGGCGTCAGCGCCCGCCTCATAGCTGCCTGCCTTTGCCACCACCGCCAGCGACTCCATGCCCGTTTTTTTCTGCGTCATTTCGTCCGCTCCCCGTTACCGCCGCCCGCGCATTCCCCGGCCATTTTCAGCGCGGCCACAACGCACGGCAGCAGCATGTCCGAACTCGTCCCCTCTTCGGGGCTGTCAAATACCAGATCGCTCTCCATCCGGATATTGTCCTCCAGCCAGAGGGCCAGAATCTCCAGCCCCTGCTCCATCGTCAGCGATTTTTCTGTCATCTCAGCGTCTCCGGCTAAGGGTCCGGGCCATTCGCCCGGACGGGTCAGCATTCAGTCAATGGCCCGGCAAATCAGCGCGGCTTCCGCGTGCTGGCTGGCAAAGTCGCGCAGGCTGTCATATTTCTGCTGTAAATACGTCAGCCCCGGATGAGACTGACTGCGGTGGTATATTTCCCAGATACCCCCGTTAAGGGCGTACAGCGTGGCGGTGATCCCCACGGCCTCTGCGGTCATCAGCCCTTCAAAGCCGTTCGCCACGGTCACGCTCAGCGAGCCGTCCAGTACCGGAGCCAGAAATCCGGTGTTGTTATCCGTGTGGTAACACGCCCACTTCGCGCCGATATAGCCCTGACAGTGCGTATTCACCCAGCGGTACACGCAGAATTCTCCGCTTATGGGGCCAAACAGCCAGGGAAAGAACTGCTTATGCTTACTCTTATGTACCGCTTTGTGCGCAATCAGCTGGCCTGCTTCGGGTGGGGTCGTGCTGTTCATCATTGCCTCCTGTGACGTCTTTCTGGCGTTCCCTTTTCGGGTCCGCCGCTGCGGGGAGCCCTGCTCCGTGACACGGCTACCGGTCCGGGGTATCAGGCGGCATGTCGGGAGCGGCACCGCAGGCCGCAGCGCAAGCGAACGACCGCAGGAAGTGAGTGCGAACGGGAGAGGATGACGGGCGTAAGCCGGACTCTCGACAGGACGTCGCCCCGGGCCAGGGTACGTCACGGAGAAAGGGATCCCGTGCGAACACGGAAGTAAGGGAGCGGCAGAAACCGCCCTGCCATCCTCAGCGCCCGCCGCAGGCGGGCAGTGAAAGCCGCGCAGCCGGTACGCCAGTTGCAGGTGTTAACTGCGATGAAAGAATGACCAGAAAGTAGCTTGCCCTGCTGAGCGGCAATTCTGGTAATGCCGTTTTTAACCAAGATATGCTAAAAATACTCACTATGGATTAGGGGATGTAGTTACACGGAAAGGAGTTAAGGATGAGCAAACGCACTGACATTCTGGATGGTCGGCAAAGTCACCTGAGATATGGCCTGATTTATACTGAGGTGCTGGGCTGGATAGACCTTGGCCACGCACAGGGCACTGATATACGGAAACTACTCACTGCAATTAACGCAGGGGAATCAGGAAGGCAGGACCGCTATGACGTTAGCTATTCCCAGTCAATGGTCGATCCCACCCGCACCATTAAGATGGGTAAATTCATTACGTGGCGCATTAAACGTGGCCGTTCATACGCCGAACGTAACAGCATCGCGCTTGGCATGATGATGTCATTAGCCCGTAAGTTTGAAGGGCTACAGGCGTCCGTTCCTCTCAATTTTGCCACCGACAGCGGATTTAGCGGGGAAGATCTCGTATCCGACCTTCTTGGCTTTTACCGCGTCGTATCCATTAGTAATCCCTTTCAGATGCTACGGCCCGTGAGTAAAGAGGAAGCGCTGAAGCGCTGGGATTACTATGGCAGGATTGGCTCATGGAAAAATGACACATTTTCACCACTGCTGTTCCCGGACCCTGAAAAATTCCCACACCTGTCACCACGCCGGGGCGCGTTGCCAAATTTCATGCAAACCATCAGGCCATGGAACGACTTCCGCTCTGGCTTAGTCGGTATCGCTTCAGCGGATGGATCTTACATCGACCACGCAAAAGAAGGATCTTTACCCTATGCGTAAATCGCTCAAGATTGCCAGTATCACCATTGTTATCGGAATCGCAGCACTGGCTTTTGCCAGACCCTGGATTGAGATGGAGTTTGCAGGCAGCGCCCATTACACGCAGCAGGATAGTCGGGAATATAATTTCTACACTCCCGAAGTGTTGAAGAAAATGCCGCGCATTTCTGAGCGGTATGATTTCGATTTTGCCAACGTGACCGGTCCGGCCAGCCATGTCTATGCCGTGAAGTTTTATGACAGCAAAGACACGGACGAAATTAATAAATACTTATCTTCATCTGGCTACCAGAAGCAGGGCGACTGTGACGAAGATACCTTGTGCTGGAAGGGGGCAGATCCGCAGGAAACGATATATGTCGGCAGTCTGAAAGGAGAAAACACGGTTATTGTTCAGGTCGTGTACGACTTCACATAGCGGGCGCAGGACGAACGGTCCAGGTCTTAGTTGCAGTTGAAAAGGGGCATCGGGCGGTTTAATCCTGAGAGCCTTACGCAGCAAAAACAGAAGCAGCATCATTGTTCGATATCAAGATGCCCTGCTGTCATTCAGAGAATACGTTTGACAGCTTCAGTATAAACGTCTGAACGTTCTCTTTTCCCTACGGAAACAACAAATACAACAACCTTTTCATCAATGACCTGGTAAACAAGCCGAAAGCCTGATGACCTGAGTTTTATCTTGTAACAGTCAGGCATTCCGCGGAGCTTGTTCGCTTCAATCCGTGGCGACTCAAGCACTTCAGCAAGCTTCTTTTTAAGTTGTTCACGTACCGTCGAGCCAAGCTTTCGCCATTCCTTTAGTGCCCGCTCGTCAAAATCCAGAAAATACGCCATCAGAGATCAGCTAGCGTCACGCGTACTGGCTTAGGATTGCGAAGACGCTCTTTCACTATCTCCACAAGTTCAGCATCTTCATCACTCAAGAGGGTCTGTTTGAACGGCAAACGTTCATTTTCCGCGATATACTCAAGCATAAGGCGAAGTGCCTCTGAGGGTGTTACCCCCATTTTTTCAAGAGCAGCGTAAGAACGGGCTTTAAGTTCATCGTCGATGCGTAAATTGATGCTACCCATATGGAATACCTCTTGTAAATACAAATGTCATTACAAGTATTGCACCACCGAATGCATATGGCAAGACACGTCGACCTGTTCCCATTATCAGATACAACCGTCAGTTAGACATGTCGCGATCGTATTGTGAACTTAATGCCCCGCTTTTAGCTGACCACAACAGATGACGCCCATCTGCAACACGCGATGATAATTAACGGCCTCCCGCGCCCGCATTGCATCCTGCTGCCGAAGTGTTTTCACCGTATGCAGCTGTCAGCGCTGACCGATCCCCTGACAGGAGCCAGCCCGTCAGCTTCCCATTCCCCCTCCTCACGCTCATTATTTGTCTGTAAAGTCACAGGCGGGGGGTCATCAGGGCGGAAGCTGCACACGCATGATACGCCTGCCCCCTTCATTCCGTTATTCCGGGCGGTATGCCACCAGGCGCACCACCGACACGCCTGCCCCGGCAAATTCACCGTGATGCGGCTCTGACCAGCTGCAGTCCCAGCCCGGCAGCAACCCTCTTCTGTCGCTGCCTGCGGGCAGAATGGCCCCGATACGGCCACCGGCGCGGACCAGTTCAGCGGCGGCGTTGAGGTGCGCAACGGCACGCCCCTCGCTGAATGGCGGATTCATCATCACCACGTCGAAGCGCTCCGCCGTGCGTTCTGCCCACGCCAGAAAATCGGCATTTATCACCCGGTGCCCTTTTGCCTCCAGCACGCGGCAGTGCAGCGGTGAAATCTCTACACAGGTTGTCTGAGCCTTTGGCATCTGGTCTGCAAGACCGCCCATACCCGCGCTTGGCTCAAGGCACGTCTCTCCCGCCCTGATGGCCACATCGTCAGCCAGCTGCGCGGCCAGCCCTTCCGGGGTCGGATAATACTGGTGGGTCTTCACGTCCGGCACCGCGCCACAAAGCTGGATGTCTTCGATGGCGGTTGTCGGATCGTAATCAAACTCATACCAGACCAGCGCGTTAACGTTCATGCGAACCCCGCCGAGACTCATCAGGACGTGCTCAGCCTCTTTACGGGCGGCGGTATCCGCACCGGATACTGATGCAAAGCGGCGGTTATAAGGGTTGGTTGTCACCGGCCCGCGTAGCTCTTCCCAGCGCTCATAGCGGTAAGGCTGATGGCGCAGGGCTTCCAGTTCGGACAGCTGCGTCAGCACGCTGAAGGGCAGCAGTTTCGACGTCAGCTCCACCGTTTTTGATTTTGCCCGTGGCTTCCGGCGATGTTCAGCGGGGATAGCGAAGGGATGAAGGAAGGCCAGAATGTCATTGAGACGCCAGGCCATCTCTGGATGGATCTCAAGATGGACGGTGCCCTTGAGGAAAACCTTCACGCGCAGTGCGCCACCGTCGAGCGTCACCCACTCACCCGCGCGGCGACGGGCAATGTTCAGCGCCTTATCGGTTGTACGCAGCCCCTGTGCGTCGCGGCCCATAAACTTTGCAATCACCTTGCGCAGATCGTCAACGTAGCCGCTGCGCTCATGGTCCAGCGAATTCCACTCGTTGAACACGCGGGCGATGATCATGCGCTTGCCAAATCCTTCCGGGCGGTTAGTGATATGCTCCCCCGACAGGCTGCGAAAAATGCCATCGACGCGCTCGGAGAAGAATTTTTGACGGGAGAAAAGGAGTTCATGCAGCGTGGCCCTGACGGTGGCTTCGTCAAAATCCGGCGCTTTCATCTCACTGATCTGGTCGTTCCACTCGTTCCTTCGTTCGTTGGGCATGTATTCGTAAACGTCAGTCAGCGCCAGCGCGCTGGCCCAGTATTCCGCATTCAGCGAGGCAACCGCCCCTTGCAGCTCGAAAATTTTTTCCACGGGCATTATGTAGCCCCGCTGGCCGTGGTGATTGCCCCTGATAAAGTAGCTGACGGCCTGAGCATTCACCCCTTCACTGACCACGTCAGCAATATTTGTCAGCGTTGAGCGCATCTGCGTATAGCAGCTGACCAGGTTATCGACCAGGTCAGCCGACACGGGCGCAAAAAACACGTCGCCGACAAGTTCCCCCGCCGGATTTACGCTGTCATTGCCGTTAAAAGTGGATGATTCTTGAGTTTTCTGTGCTGCGAGGTTGACGTTGTGCTGTGACATGTTTGTTCTCCCGTTGTGGTGATAAGTGATGATTCTTTGAGATCCAGCGCCGCAGAGAGCAGAACGACCACTCGGGGATAAGGCGGGATGCAGGGGAAACGGCAAGGCCGCAGCCCGAAGGGATCGGGAGCAGCCGTTAAGCGGGAGCGGCCCTTGCATCGCGTCCCCCGCGTGGGAAATTTCTGCGCGGCGGGGGAACTCAGCAGAACATCAGTCATGCCGGGAGTGAACGGGGCACGCCCCCGGGACGGCGTTAACGCCGTCCGGTCCTCAGCGGCCACGTCAGTGGCCAGTGAAAGGCGCCGGCAGCGGCCGGCTGCGGGGGTTGGCCTGGACTTTGCCATCAGACCCTAGCCGCCAGGCACGAAACGCGTCCTTTTGCGGTTCGGCGGAGACTGGCGACCGCGAGCGGACGCCCTGGCGAAGTAGGGCTCGACGACCCGCCCGGAACGGGTGGCGAGCAGAAGGGGGCCAGATTCAGTGGGTAAGCGCCTTTGTCGTTCCACAGCTGCTATCACCGACAGGCAAAAAGCAGCGTGGCGAACGTGCTAAACAGCGTCCTGCAGGAAGGCAGCACGACAACACTGATGGGCAGAAATAATGGGGGAATTCGGGATCGCAGACGGGTTCAGAAGGTTCTGTGGCGCGGCGAAGTGAAAAGCGAAGTGGAAGCAGTGAAAGAAGAGGAATGCGTTAATGAAGCCGCCCGGAGGCGGCGTCACCCGTTACACGTCACTCAGCGGCTGATTGTGACCTGGGAGTGAATCGTGGTCTTAACAGACCACCCGTCACTTCCGGGATGCATCACACTCAGGGCCAGGAGAAGCGCAATCAGTACAGTAGATTGTCGGTTCATCGTCGTTCCCACAAGAACCCGCTCCTGATGGCCGCACCGGCAGAACATCAGGTTACTGACAACAAGGAGTAGTTGTCTGTGAAGCGGGGATTAGCATTGGCCGTTCCAGCATCACCGGTTCCAGGCTGAGAATCCTGGCGGTACGACCGTAAAAATCACAAAATAGAATCGCAGAATAGTAAGGCTGTTTTTTTGCGCCCTAAAAACCATGCAAACAAAATTGTTGAATCTGCATAATGTGCACGTATACTCATTTTCAGGAGTAGTTGTCTGTGAAGCGATCGCAAAATCGCTTTCAGCGCCTGGAATACTTCAGCCTGAGAACCGGAGTTTTCCCAAGAGAGGCATTTCCTGAACAGTGATGCCACTCTTTTACAAGAAACCGCTTAATTGCGGTTTTTTTTGTTTCTGCGCTTTAACCCCTACCACCTGAAATCACTGAAAAAATCAGCCTTCCGTTCTGTACGCCTATCCTAGATATAGTGCTTCTGAGATGCAACCATACAACATATAGGATTTTCAGATTTCGTAGTCCACCCCGCCCGCAGCCCTTATAAACCGGGGCTTTGGTTAGATCGAAAACTTTATCAGACAATGAAAAAGCCCGCAGCTTTTGGCTGGCCAGCATAAGCTATCACCTGACGTGTTGACCTTCCAGACTTACAAGATTACCCGCCCCTGTATTCTTGATACCTTCGTGCTGAAAGAAGCCTGACGGCCTGCTGCCCCGAAAAGTAACGCACAAAAGGTGTCACCCCCCGTTCACAATTTTCCTGTTGATTACCCGCATCTGCCGGGAACGCTTCACGGCTCCTGACGCGAATACATCAGGAAGCAGGTTACTCACGTTCATGATCCCTATAGAATTTACCTCCCCGCAGTCAGGGGAAAACGTCCCGGGGACAGATTACCGGGCAGATCATCAATCAGTGGAGGTTAAGCCTATGGCTTACGAGAATCCGGAACAATTTTCAGGAGATAAAATCGATGACAGGAGTAAAACACGACGACGACGCTAGTCTGGCCATCGGTCAGGAATCCAGCCCGGAGCAGTCCGCTCGGGACACCGTGACGCTTGTAAAAATCAACGCGCTGACAGACACAGTGCTGAGATCATGCAGCAGTCCCCTTCCTGCAGGCAGCAGTATGTATCGACTGCAGGAGGGCGAACATGGCGGTAACAGCGCCTTTTTCAATCGTAACGGCTCGGATACGCGTTACGGACTGTCGGACGGAGAGAACGGGACGATGTACGCGGCCGTTCAGCCCCGCACTGCGATGAAAGAGGTGTTTCAGAAGAGCAAGGGCATGACCGAGTCCGATCTTGAACGCTACGTCATGGGTAGCCTGGTGACAGAGAGAGAGATCAGGCTACTGCAGACGTCACAGCTGGTCATGAAAACGGACGTCACGCTCCATGAGCTGACCACCGCATCCAGACAGGTGACGCAGGCGCTGGCAACGCAGGCGCACGCGGCGGGACTTAACGGCATCGAGTTCGCGTCCAACGTGACCACAGAAACGTGTTACGCGCTCTGGCATGATGCCCCCGGCGGCAGCGGCATGGCCAGGACGCAGGCTCAGGTCCGTCTCAGCGAGTTTGAGCATCAGGGCAGAGACGCGGCGGAAATTATGACGTACGAACTGGGCATTCCGGTAGAAGAGTAAAACGTACTAAAGGGGGGCACCGCCCCCCTTCATTATGCCGCGTCCTGCTTCCCGTACAGGCGGGCAAGGCGGTGAATTTCCGCCATAAGAACCGCATCCGGCCCCTCTTTGAGCAGCCCGGCCACGGTGTATGTACGCCCTGCAGGCTTCAGGCCATTAAGCGGCGTGGTGCGCTCTTCCAGGAAGAACGAGTATTGCATGCGGTCGCTCATTCCCTGCAGCTGCGCCAGCAGCTCCGGCACACCTTTCAGCACGCCGTTTTCAGAGACATCGGCATCACCGGTGAACTGGAAGACCGGGTAACAGAATTCGCCGTCCATATTCAGCGCCAGCAGCTTGTGCGCGTCCTTCTTGTTCTTAACGGTGACTTTTGAGCAACCCAGCTGTTCAGCCGTTTCAGCGGAGGTATACGCCCCCCCGTCCTGTTCAACGGTCTGCAGGAATTTTGCCTTACTCACCTTACGGCGGAGCAGTTTCTTCTTTTCAGGCGTCATGGCGTTCAGCGCCCGCTGCTGCATGAACTGAACGATAGCGTCTATGGCAAACAGCGCATCGGTCTGCCCCATAGTATTCTGAGTGACGGACGTTGAACCGGCACGCATATCCTGCGCCAGTTCTTCCGCAAAGCTTTCCAGGCGAAGCGCCGCAGCCTGATTATCCGGGTATTTCTGAACGTGGTGTTTTTCCTGAACGGTGTTCATGAGAAACCTCCTTAACGATTACACTTAATACATAGTAATTGAAATCGTTAACATGCACAAGAAATACACACTGCACTAAAGGTAAGAGCAAAAAAGCCGCCCCGAAGGACGGCTATAAACTTTGATGTTTTACCGGGTTCGCACCCGATTCCGGAGCCTTAGCGGAACCAGTTGATAAGCTGCAATGCTGCCGCAGCAAAGTTAAGTATTACTATCACTGGCTCTAACATAACACGCACCTCCATCTATGTGGTGCGTGGCTAAGAACCAGTCCCCCGGCCTTTAAGTTCGTCTCCTTTGTTCTGTTCTTTTCTATGTTCAGAAGGGGCATCACCACGACACCGCCCCAGCCATACGCATAGCCATCCCAGTTAAGGCGGCGTGCCGATGATGCAGGATCAGATAAGGAAAAATGAGGAGAGACAGGCGGAGATGCTGTCCACAAAATGCGTGGATAACTCGCCCTGAGCGCTGTGGATAAAGCAGAGTCTCCACAGGAGACCCGCCCTGTACGCCGAGTCGGTAACGCACCCCACAGATGATTAAAAATCAACCACCTTATTATCAACTCCGCGTCGGACTCAGCGTGCGCAGGAGACGCACCGGGCGCTGCAGGCAATGCGGCAAGCGCCGCGACCAAGTCGCAGATTTTAGCCTGATTCGACTTCCAGCCTGTGGTTCGGCTAACCACCGGGGCAGCGTATTGTAAATCACTGGCAAAATTATTCTTTGCGATATACTGTATATAAATACAGTATTATTGGAATCTATTATGCCGCTGATTTTCCTCACTCCACCGTCTTTGCCCACAGAGACACTCCAAATCCCCCTCTTTGGAGGAACCTGCCCTGCTGGGTTTCCAAGCCCGGCTCAGGATTACGTCGAGGAGATGCTCGACCTGAATGACCTGTGCATACGCCACCGCAGCAGCACGTATTTTGTCAGAGCCTCTGGTCATAGCATGACTGACGCCGGCATAAAGGATGGAGACCTTCTCGTCGTCGACAAGTCGGAGAAGCCCGCTCACGGAGACATCGTGATTGCCGCCGTGGATGGGGAGTTCACCGTCAAAGTTCTGCAGCTTCGCCCCTGTCTGGCACTGCAACCGATGAACACCTCATTCTCCACTATCTACCCGGAACCGGACGCGCTGGAAATATTCGGTGTGGTGACCTGGTTTCTTCACGCCACACGGGGGTAAACCATGTTTGCGCTGGCTGACGTCAACAGTTTCTATGCGTCCTGCGAAAAGGTGTTCCGACCGGATTTGAAAGACAAACCTGTTATCGTTTTGAGTAACAACGATGGATGTGTGATCGCAAGATCGGTAGAAAGTAAAACACTGGGCATCAAAATGGGCCAACCCTGGTTCCAGATAAAATCGCAGTCCTACAGCTCACAACTACATGTATTCTCATCAAATTACTCGCTCTACCACGACATGAGCCAGCGCGTCATGTCGGCACTTGAAGAGCTTTCCCCCGCCGTGGAGCAGTACAGTATTGATGAGATGTTTCTTGGGATTACCGGCATAGACCGGGTGATGGCATTCGAGGATTTTGGCCGTCAGGTTCGGGCTCGTGTAAAAGCAGTCACCGGCCTTACGGTGGGTGTCGGAATGGGACCGACAAAAACACTGGCAAAGTCGGCGCAATGGGCGGGCAAAGAATGGCCTCAGTTCAGGGGAGTACTGGCACTGACCACGGGAAATCCTGCACGCACGGAAAAACTGCTGTCTCACCAGCCCGTTGAGGAGGTCTGGGGCGTTGGGCACCGGCTCAGCAAGCAACTGAACGCCATGGGTATCATCAGCGCACTCGACCTGGCGCGCAGCAACCCTGCCTTTATCAGGAAGCATTTCAGCGTTGTGCTTGAGCGAACGGTGCGCGAACTGGCCGGTGAGTCATGTATTGCGCTGGAAGAAGTCCCACCAACGAAACAGCAGATCGTCTGCAGCCGCAGCTTTGGTGAACGGGTCACCACGCTTGAAAATATGCGTCAGGCTGTCTGCAAACATGCGGAGCGTGCGGCGGAAAAATTACGCCAGGAAGGCCAGTATTGTCAGCATATTTCCGCCTTTATTAAAACCTCACCCTTCGCCCAGGGCGAACCCTACTACGGCAACGTGGCAGGGGAAAAGCTGACGGTGGCCACTCAGGATACCCGGGACATTATTGCGGCGGCCATGCGGGGTCTCGAACATATCTGGCGCGATGGACACCGCTATGCAAAGGCCGGTGTGATGCTGGGTGATTTCAGTTCGGGCTCAATGGCCCAGCTGGCATTGTTTGACAATTCCCCTCCCCGTCCTGCCAGTGCTCAGCTGATGTCCGTTCTGGACAAGGTCAATAATTCGGGACTGGGTAGATTGTGGTTTGCCGGTCAGGGCACTGCCCCGGAATGGCAGATGAAACGTGAGATGCTTTCACCTGCATGGACAACCCGCTGGAAAGACATTCCAGTCGCCAGACTTTAGCTGGAATTGGCGTGCAAAAAAACCATTCGGATGATGAAAAGCATGGAGATTTCACCCTGAAATTCTTTGATGAAAATATTTATATTCAATAAGTTAGGTATGAAATTTGGGTGGAGAGTTTTCTCAAAAATGAAGCATGAAAAATGTTGATAGCAGGTTTGATATCCAGGTAATGGCGGTTTCCTCTGGAGATTTCACCTTGAAATTTCCAGAGGAAAAACCAATTAATCATATAGTTAGGCATGAAAAACAGATGGAGAACAAATCATTTTTCAAGATGATCAGAGAGTATTTTCTCAAGCGCCTCGTCTATTGCGGTCTGAAGCTCGGGAGAAAGTCTGTTAAATTCATAGCTGAACATCCGGCCTTTTGTTTTCTTTCGCGCGTAACGGTTTTTATCTTCGAACTTCCAGATTGCCGTAGTGACCGTTTTGTCTTTGACCGATGAAGAGCCTATAACCAACGCCTCTTTTCGAATTTCCGCGATGAGTTTGTTCTTTACCTCATCATCAGCAAGTGATGAATCATCGCAGATGCCCCTGAAAACCTCACTAAGGTTTGATATCAACTCAGATAATTCAATCCCTTTAACGGACAGGATCTCCTCAATGCTCAGCAGTGACTTATAATCAGCAAACGAAAGCATGGCCTGCACCGGGAAGACTGATATAAGTTCCAGGGGAACGCTTGCTGCCTGAAGTGCTCTTGTAACAGTGGCCTGGGACAGATTTTCAGCTTCTGCAATGTCCTTCTGGGACATACCGCTATTCTTCAAGGTCTGCAGTCTCAACCCAACCTCACGAAGGTTATGTTCTCGAGCAGTCTGAATATCTTTTGCCAGTGCACGTGCTTCAGCCGGCGTCAGGTTCTCATCAGTAGTCAGAACATCCAGCCCGCATTTGCTGAGAATCGCTGATG encodes:
- a CDS encoding DUF957 domain-containing protein, with product MTEKSLTMEQGLEILALWLEDNIRMESDLVFDSPEEGTSSDMLLPCVVAALKMAGECAGGGNGERTK
- a CDS encoding antirestriction protein, with amino-acid sequence MMNSTTPPEAGQLIAHKAVHKSKHKQFFPWLFGPISGEFCVYRWVNTHCQGYIGAKWACYHTDNNTGFLAPVLDGSLSVTVANGFEGLMTAEAVGITATLYALNGGIWEIYHRSQSHPGLTYLQQKYDSLRDFASQHAEAALICRAID
- a CDS encoding type II toxin-antitoxin system RelE family toxin, with the translated sequence MAYFLDFDERALKEWRKLGSTVREQLKKKLAEVLESPRIEANKLRGMPDCYKIKLRSSGFRLVYQVIDEKVVVFVVSVGKRERSDVYTEAVKRIL
- the relB gene encoding type II toxin-antitoxin system antitoxin RelB; translation: MGSINLRIDDELKARSYAALEKMGVTPSEALRLMLEYIAENERLPFKQTLLSDEDAELVEIVKERLRNPKPVRVTLADL
- a CDS encoding DUF4942 domain-containing protein codes for the protein MSQHNVNLAAQKTQESSTFNGNDSVNPAGELVGDVFFAPVSADLVDNLVSCYTQMRSTLTNIADVVSEGVNAQAVSYFIRGNHHGQRGYIMPVEKIFELQGAVASLNAEYWASALALTDVYEYMPNERRNEWNDQISEMKAPDFDEATVRATLHELLFSRQKFFSERVDGIFRSLSGEHITNRPEGFGKRMIIARVFNEWNSLDHERSGYVDDLRKVIAKFMGRDAQGLRTTDKALNIARRRAGEWVTLDGGALRVKVFLKGTVHLEIHPEMAWRLNDILAFLHPFAIPAEHRRKPRAKSKTVELTSKLLPFSVLTQLSELEALRHQPYRYERWEELRGPVTTNPYNRRFASVSGADTAARKEAEHVLMSLGGVRMNVNALVWYEFDYDPTTAIEDIQLCGAVPDVKTHQYYPTPEGLAAQLADDVAIRAGETCLEPSAGMGGLADQMPKAQTTCVEISPLHCRVLEAKGHRVINADFLAWAERTAERFDVVMMNPPFSEGRAVAHLNAAAELVRAGGRIGAILPAGSDRRGLLPGWDCSWSEPHHGEFAGAGVSVVRLVAYRPE
- a CDS encoding RES family NAD+ phosphorylase; translation: MTGVKHDDDASLAIGQESSPEQSARDTVTLVKINALTDTVLRSCSSPLPAGSSMYRLQEGEHGGNSAFFNRNGSDTRYGLSDGENGTMYAAVQPRTAMKEVFQKSKGMTESDLERYVMGSLVTEREIRLLQTSQLVMKTDVTLHELTTASRQVTQALATQAHAAGLNGIEFASNVTTETCYALWHDAPGGSGMARTQAQVRLSEFEHQGRDAAEIMTYELGIPVEE
- the umuD gene encoding translesion error-prone DNA polymerase V autoproteolytic subunit, encoding MPLIFLTPPSLPTETLQIPLFGGTCPAGFPSPAQDYVEEMLDLNDLCIRHRSSTYFVRASGHSMTDAGIKDGDLLVVDKSEKPAHGDIVIAAVDGEFTVKVLQLRPCLALQPMNTSFSTIYPEPDALEIFGVVTWFLHATRG
- the umuC gene encoding translesion error-prone DNA polymerase V subunit UmuC, which codes for MFALADVNSFYASCEKVFRPDLKDKPVIVLSNNDGCVIARSVESKTLGIKMGQPWFQIKSQSYSSQLHVFSSNYSLYHDMSQRVMSALEELSPAVEQYSIDEMFLGITGIDRVMAFEDFGRQVRARVKAVTGLTVGVGMGPTKTLAKSAQWAGKEWPQFRGVLALTTGNPARTEKLLSHQPVEEVWGVGHRLSKQLNAMGIISALDLARSNPAFIRKHFSVVLERTVRELAGESCIALEEVPPTKQQIVCSRSFGERVTTLENMRQAVCKHAERAAEKLRQEGQYCQHISAFIKTSPFAQGEPYYGNVAGEKLTVATQDTRDIIAAAMRGLEHIWRDGHRYAKAGVMLGDFSSGSMAQLALFDNSPPRPASAQLMSVLDKVNNSGLGRLWFAGQGTAPEWQMKREMLSPAWTTRWKDIPVARL
- a CDS encoding ParB family protein, encoding MSKSRPTIGRTFNSPVLKSEPSAEEFQQIFTLTSGRKVRFTLIRVSAPDVERTTFVVLENNGRDQSALTAESLKDITRTIRLQQFFPAIGVRKNDVIEILDGSRRRASAILSKCGLDVLTTDENLTPAEARALAKDIQTAREHNLREVGLRLQTLKNSGMSQKDIAEAENLSQATVTRALQAASVPLELISVFPVQAMLSFADYKSLLSIEEILSVKGIELSELISNLSEVFRGICDDSSLADDEVKNKLIAEIRKEALVIGSSSVKDKTVTTAIWKFEDKNRYARKKTKGRMFSYEFNRLSPELQTAIDEALEKILSDHLEK